The Astyanax mexicanus isolate ESR-SI-001 chromosome 14, AstMex3_surface, whole genome shotgun sequence genome window below encodes:
- the LOC125781131 gene encoding uncharacterized protein LOC125781131 has protein sequence MPAATAAYSKRPSVQFTPKREGGFIGSHSASEPKNRWTPRQDTVDYIYPQGGESSANVSVLGRFLARRELLTAGLTKFNDRPEEYWAWRSAFRNATEDLGLKPSEELDLLIKWLGPESADHARRVRSVRINYPREALNMVWQRLEEVFGSPEAMETALFNKLERFPKFSNKEPKQLRELGDLLLEIQAAKEDGFLPALAYLDTARGINPILEKLPFNLQEKWMVHGTSYKEKHHVIFPPFSVFADFIRAEARMRNDPSFAAAAPSNMTPRGGKFLPRSAKTLIAVHKTEVDNPAKGNETMGSDNLKKECPIHKKPHPLTKCRAFRAKPLDERKAFLKENGICFRCCSSTFHRAKDCKAIIQCSECNSDKHIATLHAGPAPWLTRPASGPSEDHGGEGEESTPASVTTSICTEVCGDSATTKSCAKISLVYVYPKDQPEKKTRVYAILDDQSNRSLARSSFFEMFNIADNTSPYTLKTCAGVSEAAGRRARGFIVESADEKTSLALPTLIECDQLPDNRAEIPTPAAVMYHPHLKFLASKIPPLDPKAEVLLLLGRDMIQVHKVLEQRNGPPHAPFAQRLALGWVIVGDVCINGAHVPSPVSTYRTYILENGRPSILCPCLNKIEIKEKLNPTYQFQNPSVLEQPSLPNDKTRLMGESIFCHTKDDEKTAPSMEDIAFLRIMEKELKQGDDNSWQAPLPFRNPRQRLPNNRKQARTRLATVTRTLRKHPEKREHFTEFMSKLFENGHAEVAPPLRPDEECWYLPFFGVYHPQKPGKVRVVFDSSAQHQGVSLNDVLLTGPNMNNSLLGVLLRFRREPVAVTTDIQQMFHCFVVREDHRNFLRFLWHRNNNLDDDVIEYRMRVHVFGNSPSPSVATYGLRRAAAEGEREYGTEARLFVERNFYVDDGLLSVPSEEEAITLLHNTQDMLALSNLRLHKIMSNRVAVMRAFPPDDLAKGMKDLDLSTDPPPMQRSLGVSWDISDDVFTFQVADEEKPYTRRGVLSTVNSLFDPVGFAAPVIIQGRSILRELTTELCDWDAPLPEEKYRDWKLWRDSLKELERLKIPRQYTSTSLRQAGNKDLCVFCDASTTAIAAVAYVRTTTANGNVEVGFVFGKAKLAPCPETTVPRLELCAAVLAVEVADAIVDEMDTIFGAVTFYSDSKVVLGYIHNESRRFYVYVSNRVQRIRRSTSPKQWKYVLSDQNPADHGSRAVPAGSLAHTTWLRGPPFLLMSADVEPTPSSFDLVNPGSDSDVRPQITCHFNRVTSEKLSPMRFERFSSWRSLNRAIAKLMHVAHSFTQGNSCRGWHIHEGPCPTEDLEKARNVIIRAVQQDAFAETLECIREGKAIPKQSSLLSLCPYLDSAGILRIGGRLSKANLDGREVSPVILPGQSHVTTLLIRHYHEQFQHQGRHLTEGAVRAAGLWIISGKRRISSILHHCVTCRRLRRKMETQKMADLPADRLSEDPPFSFVGVDVFGPWMVTARRTRGGLASNKRWAVLFTCMSTRATHIEVLESMDSSSFINALRRFFSVRGPAKQIRSDCGTNFVGACKELQIDSVTSDKEVQGYLSDNGCKWIFNPPHSSHMGGSWERLIGLTRRILDSMLLKVSPARLTHEVLTTLMAEVSAILNARPLVPVSTDPDAPFFLTPATLLTQKVSVLPPPKGEFDEKDLYGKQWRQVQSLANTFWHRWRTEYLPTLQRRRKWEKEKCNLKEGDVILLKNDQLQRNDWPMGIIVKTFPSTDGRVRKVEIKTTRDGSSKTFLRPVSEVVLLLSPETD, from the coding sequence ATGCCAGCTGCAACAGCTGCTTATTCAAAACGGCCGTCAGTGCAATTCACACCAAAAAGAGAAGGTGGATTTATCGGATCACACTCAGCATCTGAACCAAAGAACCGATGGACTCCCAGACAAGATACAGTGGATTACATCTATCCACAGGGAGGAGAATCCAGTGCAAATGTCTCAGTGCTGGGAAGGTTCTTAGCTCGCCGCGAGCTACTTACAGCTGGACTCACAAAGTTCAATGACAGACCCGAAGAATACTGGGCTTGGAGGTCTGCCTTCCGTAACGCTACTGAAGATCTGGGTCTGAAGCCTAGTGAGGAACTTGACCTGCTGATTAAGTGGCTTGGTCCGGAATCTGCAGATCATGCAAGGAGAGTGAGATCAGTTCGTATCAACTACCCTCGTGAGGCCCTTAACATGGTCTGGCAAAGATTAGAGGAGGTTTTTGGATCACCAGAGGCCATGGAGACGGCTCTCTTTAACAAGCTTGAGCGGTTCCCCAAGTTCTCCAATAAAGAACCCAAGCAGCTACGAGAACTAGGAGACCTTCTCCTAGAGATACAGGCAGccaaggaggatgggttcctgcCTGCCTTGGCTTACCTGGACACAGCGCGAGGCATTAACCCTATCCTGGAAAAATTGCCATTCAACCTGCAGGAGAAGTGGATGGTGCACGGTACGAGTTATAAAGAAAAACACCACGTCATCTTTCCACCCTTCTCCGTGTTCGCTGACTTCATTCGTGCAGAAGCAAGGATGAGGAATGATCCGAGCTTTGCTGCCGCAGCTCCCAGCAACATGACACCTAGAGGTGGGAAATTCTTACCAAGGTCAGCTAAAACCCTGATAGCCGTGCATAAAACAGAGGTGGACAATCCTGCTAAGGGGAATGAGACCATGGGTTCAGACAACCTGAAGAAAGAGTGTCCTATACATAAAAAGCCCCACCCCCTAACTAAGTGTAGAGCCTTTAGAGCGAAACCGCTGGACGAGCGTAAGGCCTTTCTTAAGGAGAATGGCATATGCTTCCGTTGTTGTTCCTCAACCTTCCACCGAGCTAAGGACTGCAAGGCTATCATCCAGTGCTCTGAATGCAACAGCGATAAGCACATTGCAACCCTTCATGCTGGCCCTGCACCATGGTTGACAAGGCCAGCTAGCGGCCCCTCCGAAGACCATGGCGGGGAGGGAGAGGAATCTACTCCTGCTTCAGTCACTACCTCAATCTGCACAGAGGTCTGTGGAGACAGCGCAACAACCAAGTCATGTGCCAAAATCAGTCTGGTCTACGTATATCCTAAAGACCAACCTGAGAAGAAGACAAGAGTGTACGCCATCCTAGATGACCAGAGTAATAGATCACTAGCCAGGTCATCGTTCTTCGAGATGTTCAACATAGCCGACAACACCTCGCCCTACACACTTAAAACTTGTGCAGGTGTGTCCGAGGCTGCCGGCCGCAGAGCCAGAGGGTTTATCGTGGAGTCGGCTGATGAAAAGACCAGTCTAGCTCTGCCTACACTCATCGAGTGTGATCAACTTCCTGATAATAGGGCGGAGATTCCCACCCCAGCTGCTGTGATGTACCATCCACATCTGAAGTTCCTAGCCTCTAAGATACCTCCTCTTGACCCAAAGGCTGAGGTCTTACTTCTTTTAGGAAGAGACATGATTCAGGTGCACAAGGTCCTTGAACAGCGAAATGGCCCCCCACATGCTCCTTTTGCCCAGCGATTAGCCCTCGGCTGGGTGATAGTAGGGGATGTGTGTATTAATGGTGCACATGTACCTTCGCCTGTGAGCACCTACAGAACCTACATTCTTGAGAATGGGCGTCCTAGCATTCTGTGTCCTTGTCTCAACAAGATCGAAATCAAAGAGAAGCTCAACCCCACTTACCAGTTCCAGAATCCTTCTGTCTTAGAACAACCATCCTTGCCAAATGACAAAACGCGACTCATGGGGGAGTCCATCTTCTGTCACACAAAGGACGATGAAAAGACAGCTCCATCTATGGAAGATATTGCTTTTCTGAGAATTATGGAGAAGGAACTGAAACAGGGTGATGACAACAGCTGGCAGGCTCCACTCCCCTTCCGCAACCCACGCCAGCGTCTGCCAAACAACCGCAAGCAGGCAAGGACCCGTCTCGCTACAGTCACCAGGACACTTAGGAAACACCCGGAGAAGAGAGAGCATTTCACTGAGTTCATGAGCAAGCTCTTCGAGAATGGACATGCTGAAGTGGCACCACCTTTACGACCAGATGAGGAGTGCTGGTATCTACCGTTCTTCGGAGTATATCATCCTCAGAAGCCTGGAAAGGTGAGAGTGGTATTCGACTCCAGTGCACAACATCAAGGGGTGTCCCTCAATGATGTTCTCCTCACGGGCCCAAACATGAACAACAGTTTGCTCGGGGTACTGCTGCGGTTTAGGAGGGAGCCAGTGGCAGTGACGACTGACATCCAGCAGATGTTCCATTGTTTTGTCGTACGTGAGGACCATCGGAACTTTCTGCGCTTCCTCTGGCATCGCAATAATAACCTGGATGATGACGTCATTGAGTACAGGATGCGCGTACATGTTTTTGGAAATAGCCCATCACCATCCGTGGCCACATACGGGCTACGAAGAGCTGctgcagagggagagagggagtatGGCACAGAGGCCAGGCTGTTTGTTGAAAGGAATTTCTATGTTGACGATGGCCTTCTGTCTGTCCCTTCAGAAGAGGAAGCCATCACTCTTCTTCATAATACTCAAGACATGCTGGCCCTCTCCAACCTCCGGCTTCACAAGATAATGTCAAACAGGGTGGCTGTGATGAGAGCCTTCCCTCCTGACGATCTGGCTAAGGGGATGAAAGACCTGGATCTCAGCACAGACCCCCCTCCCATGCAGAGAAGTTTAGGGGTGAGCTGGGACATTTCTGATGATGTGTTTACCTTCCAAGTTGCTGATGAGGAGAAGCCTTACACCAGACGTGGGGTCCTTTCAACAGTAAATAGTCTGTTTGACCCGGTGGGCTTCGCTGCACCTGTAATCATCCAAGGAAGGTCCATACTGAGGGAGCTCACCACAGAGTTATGCGACTGGGATGCCCCTCTTCCTGAGGAAAAGTACAGAGACTGGAAACTGTGGAGGGATTCTCTGAAGGAGCTTGAACGGCTTAAGATCCCGCGCCAATATACCTCCACCTCTCTCCGCCAAGCAGGGAATAAGGACCTGTGTGTATTCTGTGATGCTTCCACTACTGCTATAGCTGCTGTTGCTTATGTTAGGACAACCACTGCGAACGGCAACGTGGAGGTTGGCTTCGTATTCGGCAAGGCGAAACTTGCTCCATGTCCAGAAACAACAGTTCCAAGGCTCGAGCTGTGTGCTGCGGTTCTGGCGGTAGAGGTTGCAGACGCAATTGTAGATGAGATGGACACCATCTTTGGCGCCGTGACCTTTTACTCGGATAGTAAAGTGGTCCTAGGCTACATTCACAATGAATCGAGACGATTCTACGTCTATGTGAGCAACAGGGTGCAGCGCATTAGGAGGTCAACAAGCCCTAAACAATGGAAGTACGTGCTCTCCGACCAAAACCCTGCTGACCACGGCTCTCGAGCAGTCCCAGCAGGCAGCCTAGCTCACACCACATGGCTGCGTGGACCACCATTTCTGTTGATGTCAGCTGATGTTGAACCTACACCTAGTTCCTTTGACTTGGTCAACCCTGGCTCTGACTCGGACGTCCGCCCACAGATCACTTGTCATTTCAACAGGGTTACCAGCGAAAAACTTAGCCCTATGCGTTTTGAGAGGTTTTCCAGCTGGCGGTCACTCAACCGAGCGATTGCTAAGCTCATGCATGTTGCCCACTCCTTCACACAGGGGAACAGCTGCAGGGGTTGGCATATCCATGAAGGGCCCTGTCCCACAGAAGACTTGGAGAAAGCGAGAAACGTCATAATTCGGGCTGTCCAACAAGATGCCTTCGCGGAGACATTGGAATGCATTCGGGAAGGAAAAGCCATTCCTAAGCAAAGCTCACTCCTCAGCCTGTGTCCTTACCTTGACAGTGCGGGCATTCTCAGGATAGGAGGACGCCTGTCCAAGGCAAACCTGGATGGAAGAGAGGTTAGTCCTGTAATCCTACCTGGGCAGAGCCATGTCACAACTTTGCTCATCCGGCACTATCATGAGCAGTTCCAGCACCAAGGACGGCACCTCACCGAGGGTGCTGTGAGAGCGGCAGGCCTGTGGATTATTAGTGGGAAACGGCGCATCAGCAGCATCCTTCATCACTGCGTCACATGCAGAAGGCTACGCAGGAAGATGGAGACTCAAAAGATGGCCGACTTACCTGCGGACCGCCTCAGCGAAGATCCTCCCTTCTCATTTGTGGGTGTGGACGTTTTCGGACCATGGATGGTCACAGCACGGCGGACCAGAGGAGGACTGGCTAGCAACAAAAGATGGGCTGTGCTTTTTACGTGCATGAGCACCAGGGCCACACATATAGAAGTACTAGAGTCAATGGACTCTTCAAGCTTCATCAATGCTCTAAGGCGGTTCTTCTCAGTCAGGGGGCCTGCGAAACAGATCAGAAGTGATTGTGGCACCAACTTTGTCGGGGCCTGTAAGGAGTTGCAGATAGACTCTGTGACTAGCGACAAGGAGGTGCAGGGATATCTCAGTGACAATGGGTGTAAGTGGATCTTCAACCCACCACACTCTTCGCACATGGGGGGCAGTTGGGAGCGGCTAATTGGACTGACAAGGCGTATCCTGGACTCGATGCTGTTGAAGGTCAGCCCAGCAAGGCTCACGCATGAGGTCCTGACTACGTTAATGGCAGAGGTCTCGGCTATCCTGAACGCCCGTCCTCTGGTTCCTGTGTCCACAGACCCCGACGCCCCATTCTTCCTGACACCAGCGACACTTCTCACACAGAAGGTCAGTGTCCTTCCTCCTCCCAAGGGTGAATTTGATGAGAAGGACCTCTACGGCAAGCAGTGGAGGCAGGTCCAAAGCCTCGCCAACACCTTTTGGCATCGATGGAGGACCGAGTACCTCCCCACTCTGCAGAGACGCAGGAAGTGGGAAAAGGAGAAATGCAATCTGAAAGAAGGGGATGTCATCCTCTTGAAAAATGACCAGTTACAGAGAAACGACTGGCCCATGGGCATCATCGTCAAGACCTTCCCCAGCACAGATGGGAGGGTAAGGAAGGTGGAGATCAAGACTACAAGGGATGGATCAAGCAAGACCTTTCTGCGGCCTGTCTCAGAGGTCGTCCTACTCCTCTCCCCAGAGACTGATTAG